One Corynebacterium tuberculostearicum DNA window includes the following coding sequences:
- a CDS encoding O-acetylhomoserine/O-acetylserine sulfhydrylase: protein MTTKYDNSNSDWSFATRSVHAGQNLDGHHNARNVPIYQTTSYVFNDAEHAANRFNLSDAGPIYTRLTNPTQDALEERLASLEGGVAAVAFASGQAAETAAILNLASAGDHIVTSPRLYGGTSTLFTVTLKRLGIDVTLVENPDDPQSWQDAVQPNTKAFYGETFGNPVADVLDIPAIAEVAHNNQVPLIVDNTIATAALARPLDLGADIVVVSTTKFYTGNGSAMAGAIIDGGSFDWTVTRNGEPVFPYFVTPDEAYHGLKYADLGAPAFALKARAGLLRDTGAAISPFNAWLTLNGIETVGLRVEKHNANAQAVAEYLEGHAKVTKVNYAGLDSSPYKATKEKLGYAYTGSVFSFDIDGGREEAWAFIDALKLHSNLANIGDTRSLAVHPATTTHSQSDEPALAAAGITQSTIRLSVGIEHIDDIIADLDLGFNALA from the coding sequence ATGACGACGAAATACGATAACTCCAATTCCGACTGGTCCTTCGCTACCCGCTCCGTACACGCGGGCCAAAACCTCGACGGGCACCACAACGCCCGCAACGTGCCGATTTACCAGACCACTTCCTACGTCTTTAACGACGCCGAGCACGCGGCCAACCGCTTCAATCTTTCCGACGCCGGCCCCATTTACACCCGCCTGACCAACCCCACCCAGGACGCGCTGGAAGAACGCCTCGCTTCCCTCGAGGGCGGTGTCGCGGCCGTTGCCTTCGCTTCCGGCCAGGCCGCCGAAACCGCGGCCATTTTGAACCTCGCCTCGGCCGGCGACCACATCGTGACTTCCCCGCGCCTCTACGGTGGCACCTCCACCCTCTTTACCGTCACGCTCAAGCGCCTAGGCATCGACGTCACCCTCGTCGAGAACCCGGATGACCCGCAATCCTGGCAGGATGCCGTCCAGCCGAATACCAAGGCCTTCTACGGCGAGACCTTCGGCAACCCCGTGGCCGATGTCCTCGATATCCCGGCCATCGCCGAGGTCGCCCACAATAACCAGGTTCCGCTCATCGTGGACAACACCATCGCCACCGCCGCCCTCGCCCGGCCGCTGGACCTCGGCGCGGATATCGTCGTGGTCTCCACCACCAAGTTCTACACCGGCAATGGCTCAGCCATGGCCGGCGCGATTATCGACGGCGGCTCCTTCGACTGGACCGTCACCCGCAACGGCGAGCCCGTCTTCCCCTACTTCGTCACTCCAGATGAGGCCTACCACGGCCTGAAATACGCCGATCTCGGCGCCCCAGCCTTCGCGCTCAAGGCCCGCGCCGGCCTGCTGCGCGATACCGGCGCCGCCATCTCCCCCTTCAACGCCTGGCTGACGCTGAACGGAATAGAGACGGTGGGGCTGCGCGTCGAAAAGCACAATGCCAACGCCCAGGCCGTCGCCGAATACCTGGAAGGCCACGCCAAGGTCACCAAGGTCAACTACGCCGGCCTGGATTCTTCGCCGTACAAGGCCACCAAGGAAAAGCTCGGCTATGCCTATACCGGTTCCGTGTTCTCTTTCGATATCGATGGCGGCCGCGAAGAAGCCTGGGCGTTTATCGACGCCCTCAAGCTCCACTCCAACCTCGCCAATATCGGCGATACCCGCTCCCTGGCCGTGCACCCGGCGACCACCACGCACTCGCAGTCCGACGAGCCTGCACTGGCAGCGGCCGGCATCACCCAGTCCACCATCCGCCTATCCGTGGGCATCGAGCACATCGATGACATCATCGCGGATCTCGACCTGGGTTTTAACGCGTTGGCATGA
- a CDS encoding PLP-dependent aminotransferase family protein produces MPLRLDPSDTRPLPVQIAAALRAQVAAGVLLPGERVPSTRHLASQLGISRGSVVTAYDQLTAEGYLTAEVGSGTVINPLLPHARAPRPEQAPAPAAEPELVPLTPGLPDTAGILTPEWRAAWRAAAVDPSGDLPREVAAHLRHMRGLTVDPACVLITAGARDGLSVLLRALGRQLRVGVESPGYPSLRRVPHALGHTLVEIPTGPEGVTVPTADLDALIVTPSHQYPYGGSLPAARRAELVEWARTHDALLIEDDFDSELRYVGQPLPALAALAPEHTVLLGTFSSVISPSIACGYLVVPPRLRPAVDHVREVFGQPVGSIPQAALAHYLSSGALRRHTGRMRRTYKRRRNLVAETLGTIDGAQLLPIHGGLHAVLLCDPAVVPRAAARGIKLTPLRDYWGGADAEDGVVLGFGHLSDTELRTSLTAVAAALRE; encoded by the coding sequence GTGCCTCTTCGCCTCGATCCTTCTGATACGCGGCCGCTGCCCGTGCAAATCGCCGCCGCCCTACGCGCCCAGGTCGCTGCCGGCGTCCTCCTGCCCGGCGAACGCGTTCCTTCGACCCGCCACTTGGCTTCGCAGCTCGGCATTTCCCGAGGCAGCGTGGTCACCGCCTACGACCAACTCACGGCCGAGGGCTACCTCACCGCCGAGGTTGGTTCCGGCACCGTCATCAACCCGCTGCTCCCCCACGCGCGTGCCCCACGGCCGGAGCAGGCCCCCGCACCGGCCGCCGAGCCCGAACTCGTGCCACTGACCCCCGGCCTGCCCGACACCGCCGGCATCCTCACCCCTGAATGGAGGGCCGCGTGGCGTGCAGCGGCCGTCGACCCTTCCGGCGATCTGCCCCGCGAGGTCGCCGCCCACCTGCGCCACATGCGCGGGCTCACCGTGGACCCGGCCTGCGTGCTGATCACGGCCGGCGCCCGCGACGGCCTCTCCGTGCTCCTGCGCGCCCTGGGCCGCCAGCTGCGCGTGGGCGTGGAATCCCCCGGCTACCCCAGCCTGCGCCGGGTGCCCCACGCCCTCGGCCACACGTTGGTGGAAATCCCCACCGGCCCCGAAGGCGTCACCGTCCCCACGGCCGATCTCGACGCCCTCATCGTCACCCCCAGCCACCAATACCCCTACGGCGGCTCGCTGCCCGCAGCCCGGCGCGCCGAACTCGTCGAATGGGCCCGCACACACGACGCCCTGCTTATCGAGGATGACTTCGACTCCGAACTGCGCTACGTCGGCCAGCCGCTGCCCGCCCTGGCCGCACTCGCCCCGGAGCACACCGTGCTGCTGGGTACCTTCTCCTCGGTCATCTCCCCCTCGATTGCCTGCGGCTACCTCGTCGTTCCACCGCGCCTGCGCCCGGCCGTGGACCACGTGCGCGAGGTCTTCGGCCAACCCGTCGGTTCCATTCCCCAGGCCGCGCTCGCCCACTACCTTTCAAGCGGCGCTTTACGACGCCACACCGGCCGCATGCGCCGCACCTACAAACGCCGCCGCAACCTCGTAGCCGAAACGCTCGGCACCATCGATGGCGCGCAACTCCTCCCCATCCACGGTGGCCTTCACGCGGTATTGCTGTGCGACCCAGCCGTGGTCCCCCGCGCCGCCGCCCGCGGCATTAAGCTCACCCCGCTGCGCGACTATTGGGGCGGCGCCGACGCCGAAGATGGCGTCGTACTCGGCTTCGGCCACCTCAGCGACACCGAGCTGCGCACGAGCCTCACCGCGGTCGCGGCCGCCTTACGCGAGTGA
- a CDS encoding bifunctional methylenetetrahydrofolate dehydrogenase/methenyltetrahydrofolate cyclohydrolase: MSATKLDGTLYRDEIFADLAQRVAALKDKGITPGLATVLVGEDPGSQSYVKMKHRDCEKLGINSIRKDLPADITQEELEAVIDELNADDACTGYIVQLPLPKHLDENAILERIDPEKDADGLHPVNLGKLVLNEDAPLPCTPNGCLHLLRRFGVELDGAKTVVIGRGVTVGRPIGLMLTRRSENSTVTLCHTGTKDLAAETREADIVIAAAGQPHMLTADMIKEGAALLDVGVSRVDGKLTGDIHPDCWDKAGFVSPNPGGVGPLTRAFLVRNIVERAEKLA, from the coding sequence ATGAGCGCTACCAAACTAGATGGCACACTGTACCGCGACGAGATTTTCGCCGACCTCGCCCAGCGCGTGGCCGCACTGAAGGACAAGGGGATTACGCCCGGCCTCGCCACCGTCTTGGTCGGCGAAGACCCTGGCTCCCAGTCCTATGTGAAGATGAAGCACCGCGACTGCGAAAAACTCGGCATCAATTCCATCCGCAAGGACCTGCCGGCCGACATCACGCAGGAAGAACTCGAGGCCGTTATCGATGAGCTCAACGCCGATGACGCCTGCACCGGCTACATCGTCCAGCTCCCGCTGCCCAAGCACTTGGATGAAAACGCCATCCTCGAGCGCATCGACCCCGAAAAGGACGCCGACGGCCTGCACCCGGTCAACCTGGGCAAGCTGGTGCTCAACGAGGACGCGCCCCTGCCCTGTACCCCGAACGGCTGCCTGCACCTGCTGCGCCGCTTCGGCGTTGAGCTTGACGGCGCCAAGACCGTGGTCATCGGCCGCGGCGTGACCGTGGGCCGTCCCATCGGCCTGATGCTTACCCGCCGTAGCGAGAACTCCACCGTCACCCTCTGCCACACCGGTACCAAGGACCTGGCCGCCGAGACCCGCGAGGCCGACATCGTCATCGCCGCCGCCGGCCAGCCCCACATGCTCACTGCGGACATGATTAAGGAAGGCGCCGCGCTTCTCGACGTCGGAGTCTCCCGCGTCGACGGCAAGCTCACCGGTGACATCCACCCAGACTGCTGGGACAAGGCCGGATTCGTCTCGCCGAACCCGGGCGGCGTCGGCCCGCTGACCCGTGCCTTCTTGGTGCGCAATATCGTCGAGCGCGCGGAAAAGTTGGCGTGA
- the pdxT gene encoding pyridoxal 5'-phosphate synthase glutaminase subunit PdxT, translating to MVATIGVLALQGGVEEHLRILDSLGVATRRVRVPRDLEGLDGLVIPGGESSVIDKLARSFGLAEPLRDAAAAGLPVLATCAGLIYCARELDNPAPGQQTLGLLDVTVRRNAFGNQRFSEERTVPVAMGEDTLDIEASFIRAPIVTRVGDGVEIIATVPREGGDAVVGVRQGRVTALSFHPEENGDARVHAAWLDSF from the coding sequence ATGGTAGCCACCATTGGGGTGCTGGCGCTGCAGGGCGGCGTCGAGGAGCACCTGCGCATTCTCGATAGCCTCGGTGTGGCTACTCGCCGGGTGCGGGTGCCGCGCGACCTGGAAGGGCTCGACGGGCTGGTGATTCCGGGCGGCGAGTCGAGTGTCATCGACAAGCTGGCGCGCAGCTTCGGGCTGGCCGAGCCGCTGCGCGACGCCGCGGCTGCAGGCCTGCCGGTGCTCGCGACCTGCGCTGGGCTCATCTACTGCGCCCGCGAGCTCGATAACCCCGCGCCGGGGCAGCAAACCCTGGGGCTGCTGGACGTGACTGTACGCCGCAATGCCTTTGGCAACCAGCGCTTTTCCGAGGAACGTACCGTGCCGGTCGCGATGGGGGAGGACACGCTCGACATTGAGGCGAGCTTTATCCGTGCGCCCATCGTTACCCGCGTTGGCGACGGCGTCGAGATCATCGCGACGGTGCCGAGAGAAGGCGGTGACGCGGTGGTCGGCGTGCGACAGGGCCGCGTGACGGCGCTGAGCTTCCACCCAGAAGAAAATGGCGACGCTCGCGTGCACGCCGCCTGGCTCGATAGTTTCTAA
- the pdxS gene encoding pyridoxal 5'-phosphate synthase lyase subunit PdxS, with product MTEQVNEQGRATTRVKRGLADMLKGGVIMDVVTPEQARIAEDAGASAVMALERVPADIRAQGGVARMSDPELIEGIVEAVDIPVMAKARIGHFVEAQILGELGVDFIDESEVLSPADYVNHINKWDFDVPFVCGATNLGEALRRITEGAAMIRSKGEAGTGDVSEAVKHLRTIKAEIARLRHLDRDELYVAAKELQAPYDLVAEVAETGKLPVVLFVAGGVATPADAALVRQMGAEGVFVGSGIFKSGNPAARAEAIVKAATLYDDPAELAKLSRGLGEAMVGINVNDVPAPHRLAERGW from the coding sequence ATGACTGAACAGGTAAATGAACAAGGACGCGCTACCACGCGCGTGAAGCGAGGACTGGCCGATATGTTGAAGGGCGGCGTCATCATGGACGTCGTCACGCCGGAGCAGGCGCGCATTGCGGAGGACGCGGGCGCGTCGGCCGTGATGGCGCTGGAGCGCGTGCCGGCCGATATCCGCGCGCAGGGCGGCGTGGCCCGCATGTCTGACCCGGAGCTTATCGAGGGCATCGTCGAGGCCGTCGACATCCCCGTCATGGCCAAGGCCCGTATCGGCCACTTTGTGGAGGCGCAGATCCTGGGCGAGCTGGGTGTGGACTTTATCGACGAGTCCGAGGTGCTCAGCCCGGCCGATTACGTCAACCACATCAATAAGTGGGATTTCGACGTGCCGTTCGTGTGCGGTGCGACCAACCTGGGCGAGGCGCTGCGCCGTATCACCGAGGGCGCGGCCATGATTCGCTCCAAGGGCGAGGCCGGCACCGGCGATGTCTCCGAGGCCGTGAAGCACCTGCGCACCATTAAGGCCGAGATCGCGCGCCTGCGCCACCTGGATCGAGACGAGCTTTATGTCGCGGCCAAGGAGCTGCAGGCGCCGTACGATTTGGTCGCAGAGGTTGCGGAGACCGGCAAGCTCCCGGTTGTGCTCTTCGTTGCCGGTGGCGTGGCCACGCCTGCCGACGCCGCCCTCGTCCGCCAGATGGGCGCCGAAGGCGTCTTCGTGGGCTCCGGCATCTTCAAGTCCGGCAATCCAGCAGCGCGCGCGGAGGCCATCGTGAAGGCCGCTACGCTTTACGACGACCCCGCAGAACTCGCCAAGCTTTCCCGCGGCCTCGGCGAGGCCATGGTGGGCATTAACGTCAACGACGTGCCCGCACCGCACCGCCTGGCCGAGCGCGGATGGTAG
- a CDS encoding NADP-dependent isocitrate dehydrogenase: MAKITWTRTDEAPLLATYSLKPIVEAFASTAGIDVETRDISLAARIAAQFPERLTEEQKVEDALAELGKMAKTPEANIIKLPNISASLVQLKKAIAELQAAGYDLPDYPDNPSTEEEKDIAARYDSVKGSAVNPVLREGNSDRRAPEAVKNFVKKHPHRMGEWSKDSKTNVATMADNDFRHNEKSVILENEDTLSIVLKTADGEQTLLPELPVLKGEVIDGTFMSAKALDEFLLAQVKRAKEEGVLFSTHLKATMMKVSDPILFGHVVRAFFADVYDKYGEELLAAGLNGENGLGAIYEGLKNLDNGEEIKAAFDAALSDGPDLAMVNSHKGITNLHVPSDVIIDASMPAMIRTSGHMWNKNDEEQDTLAVIPDSSYAGVYQAVIEDCKENGAFDPTTMGTVPNVGLMAQKAEEYGSHNKTFKIPAAGTVEVRNSQGEVLISHDVEEGDIWRACQTKDAPIQDWVKLAVNRARLSGMKTIFWLDPERGHDRNIKSLVEKYLKDHDTEGLDISIEDPVTATKTSIERIRRGEDTISVTGNVLRDYNTDLFPILELGTSAKMLSVVPLMAGGGLFETGAGGSAPKHVQQVEEENHLRWDSLGEFLALAESFRHEKQTNGNEKAGVLAATLDKATERLLNEGKSPSRKVGEIDNRGSHFFLATFWAEELANQTDDADLAAAFKDVASQLSSQADEIAQALVDAQGNPADLGGYYWPNDEKTSAVMRPVAKFNEIIDGLKK; the protein is encoded by the coding sequence ATGGCAAAGATTACGTGGACCCGTACCGATGAGGCGCCGCTGCTGGCGACCTACTCCCTCAAGCCCATCGTGGAGGCCTTCGCTTCCACCGCTGGCATCGACGTGGAAACCCGCGATATCTCGCTGGCCGCCCGCATCGCCGCGCAGTTCCCAGAGCGCCTCACCGAGGAACAGAAGGTCGAAGACGCCCTGGCAGAACTGGGCAAGATGGCCAAGACTCCGGAAGCAAATATCATCAAGCTGCCGAATATTTCCGCTTCCCTGGTGCAGCTGAAGAAGGCCATCGCCGAGCTGCAGGCCGCCGGCTACGACCTGCCTGATTACCCGGATAATCCTTCCACCGAGGAAGAAAAGGACATCGCGGCCCGCTACGATTCCGTTAAGGGCTCCGCTGTTAACCCGGTGCTGCGTGAGGGCAACTCCGACCGCCGCGCGCCGGAGGCCGTGAAGAACTTTGTAAAGAAGCACCCGCACCGCATGGGCGAGTGGTCCAAGGACTCCAAGACCAACGTTGCCACCATGGCAGACAACGACTTCCGCCACAATGAGAAGTCCGTCATTCTGGAGAACGAGGACACCCTGTCCATCGTCCTCAAGACCGCCGATGGCGAGCAGACCCTGCTGCCGGAGCTGCCGGTTCTCAAGGGTGAGGTCATCGACGGCACCTTCATGTCCGCCAAGGCCCTGGATGAGTTCCTCCTCGCACAGGTCAAGCGCGCCAAGGAAGAGGGCGTACTCTTCTCCACCCACCTGAAGGCGACCATGATGAAGGTCTCTGACCCCATCCTCTTTGGCCACGTCGTCCGCGCCTTCTTCGCCGATGTATATGACAAGTACGGCGAGGAGCTGCTGGCAGCCGGCCTCAACGGCGAGAACGGCCTGGGCGCTATCTACGAGGGCTTGAAGAACCTGGACAACGGCGAAGAAATCAAGGCCGCTTTCGACGCCGCGCTTTCCGACGGCCCCGACCTCGCCATGGTCAACTCCCACAAGGGCATCACCAATCTGCACGTGCCTTCCGACGTCATTATTGACGCCTCCATGCCTGCCATGATCCGCACCTCCGGCCACATGTGGAATAAGAACGACGAGGAGCAGGACACCCTCGCCGTCATCCCGGATTCCTCCTACGCCGGCGTCTACCAGGCTGTTATCGAGGACTGCAAGGAAAACGGCGCCTTCGACCCGACCACCATGGGTACCGTGCCGAACGTTGGCCTCATGGCACAGAAGGCCGAGGAGTACGGCTCCCACAACAAGACCTTCAAGATCCCGGCTGCGGGCACCGTTGAGGTTCGCAACTCCCAGGGCGAGGTTCTCATCTCCCACGACGTGGAGGAAGGCGATATCTGGCGCGCCTGCCAGACCAAGGACGCCCCGATCCAGGACTGGGTCAAGCTCGCCGTCAACCGCGCTCGCCTGTCCGGCATGAAGACCATCTTCTGGCTCGACCCGGAGCGCGGCCACGACCGCAATATCAAGTCCCTGGTGGAGAAGTACCTTAAGGACCACGACACCGAGGGCCTAGACATCTCCATCGAGGATCCGGTCACCGCTACCAAGACCTCCATCGAACGCATCCGCCGCGGCGAGGACACCATCTCTGTTACCGGCAACGTACTGCGTGACTACAACACGGACCTCTTCCCCATCCTCGAGCTGGGCACTTCCGCCAAGATGCTGTCTGTGGTTCCACTCATGGCCGGTGGCGGCCTCTTCGAGACCGGTGCCGGTGGCTCCGCCCCGAAGCACGTCCAGCAGGTAGAAGAAGAAAACCACCTGCGCTGGGATTCCCTCGGCGAGTTCCTGGCCCTGGCTGAGTCCTTCCGCCACGAGAAGCAGACCAACGGCAACGAGAAGGCCGGCGTCTTGGCCGCTACCTTGGACAAGGCCACCGAGCGCCTGCTCAATGAGGGCAAGTCCCCGTCCCGCAAGGTGGGCGAAATCGACAACCGCGGTTCCCACTTCTTCCTAGCCACCTTCTGGGCCGAAGAGCTGGCTAACCAGACTGATGATGCCGATCTCGCCGCCGCCTTCAAGGACGTAGCCTCCCAGCTGTCCTCCCAGGCAGACGAGATTGCCCAGGCGCTTGTCGACGCCCAGGGCAACCCCGCCGACCTCGGCGGCTACTACTGGCCAAATGACGAGAAGACCTCTGCCGTCATGCGCCCAGTAGCAAAGTTCAACGAGATCATCGACGGCCTGAAGAAGTAA
- the metX gene encoding homoserine O-acetyltransferase MetX → MKLVSIGNFHTEAGATLADAHIAYHRFGRLLGDPHGRNNVIVIEHALTGDSNVAEWWADLVGPGKALDTTKWCVIATNALGGCAGSTGPASPHPDDGRAWGSRFPALSVRDLVSAERAALRELGITHVHAIIGGSMGGARTLEWTLMHPEAVDAACVIAVSARASAWQIGIQSAQIAAIEQDSFWHGGDYYASAQRPREGLAAARRIAHLTYRGEQEIDERFGVQAQAGEDPLGSYRRRNERFAVNSYLDYQGTKLADRFDAGSYVTLTEALNRHDIGRGRGGLNRALGSSEVPTMVVGVDTDILYPYHQQEHISRNLGNLLAMAKVVSPVGHDAFLTESRQMDRILRNFLTLSQPDPSIDSAAGDPTEYSI, encoded by the coding sequence ATGAAGCTAGTTAGCATCGGCAACTTTCACACCGAAGCCGGCGCCACGCTTGCCGACGCCCACATTGCCTACCACCGCTTCGGCCGCCTCCTCGGCGATCCTCACGGCCGCAATAACGTCATTGTGATCGAACACGCCCTGACCGGTGATTCGAATGTAGCCGAATGGTGGGCCGATCTGGTTGGCCCTGGCAAGGCGCTAGACACGACGAAGTGGTGCGTTATCGCCACCAATGCGCTGGGCGGATGCGCCGGCTCCACCGGCCCCGCCTCCCCGCACCCAGACGACGGCCGCGCCTGGGGCTCGCGCTTCCCCGCGCTTTCGGTGCGCGACCTTGTCTCGGCCGAGCGTGCCGCGCTCCGCGAGCTCGGCATCACCCACGTCCACGCCATCATTGGCGGTTCGATGGGCGGCGCGCGCACGCTGGAGTGGACGCTGATGCACCCCGAGGCCGTTGATGCGGCCTGCGTCATTGCCGTATCGGCCCGCGCTTCCGCCTGGCAGATTGGCATCCAGTCGGCGCAGATCGCAGCCATCGAGCAAGATTCTTTCTGGCATGGCGGCGACTACTACGCCTCTGCGCAGCGCCCGCGCGAGGGGCTGGCGGCCGCGCGTCGCATTGCACACCTGACGTATCGCGGCGAGCAGGAAATCGACGAGCGCTTCGGCGTCCAAGCCCAAGCCGGCGAGGACCCGCTCGGGTCCTACCGCCGCCGCAATGAGCGCTTTGCCGTCAACTCCTACCTGGACTATCAGGGCACCAAGCTGGCCGATCGCTTCGATGCCGGCTCCTACGTCACCCTCACCGAGGCGCTCAACCGCCACGATATCGGCCGCGGCCGCGGCGGCCTTAACCGCGCGCTGGGCTCATCCGAGGTACCGACCATGGTCGTCGGCGTTGACACGGACATCTTGTACCCGTACCACCAGCAGGAACACATCTCGCGCAACCTCGGCAACCTGCTGGCGATGGCGAAGGTTGTCTCCCCGGTAGGCCACGACGCTTTTCTTACCGAGTCACGCCAGATGGATCGCATCTTGCGCAACTTCCTCACCCTTTCCCAACCGGACCCGAGCATCGATTCTGCGGCGGGCGATCCCACCGAGTACTCGATTTAA
- a CDS encoding tRNA (cytidine(34)-2'-O)-methyltransferase: MSQLHIVFDNPVIPTNTGNAIRTAAVTGASLHLIEPLGFNFDDKHLKRAGLDYHDLADVQIHKDFQACMDALPGARVFAFTTHTDKWFTDIEYQEGDVLLFGTEPTGLPEEHINHPRVTDRVRIPMVPARRSMNLSNSASTAVFEAWRQLGFNGAV, translated from the coding sequence ATGAGCCAGCTGCACATTGTCTTTGATAACCCGGTCATTCCTACTAATACGGGCAACGCCATCCGCACGGCCGCGGTGACGGGCGCGAGCCTGCACCTGATTGAGCCGCTGGGTTTCAATTTCGACGATAAGCACTTAAAGCGCGCCGGACTGGATTATCACGATCTGGCCGATGTGCAGATTCACAAGGATTTTCAGGCCTGCATGGATGCGCTGCCGGGGGCGCGCGTCTTCGCGTTTACCACGCATACGGATAAGTGGTTTACGGATATCGAATACCAGGAAGGCGATGTCCTTCTCTTCGGCACGGAGCCGACTGGCCTGCCGGAGGAGCATATTAACCATCCGCGCGTGACGGACCGCGTGCGCATTCCGATGGTGCCGGCCAGGCGCTCGATGAACCTGTCGAATTCGGCGTCGACGGCCGTATTCGAGGCGTGGCGCCAGCTGGGCTTTAACGGGGCGGTTTAA
- a CDS encoding HNH endonuclease signature motif containing protein, producing MISTYLTAVNSPMVLIEECVGLSVEKLVDKGFSDREAAEFARLADTYFGRTSFRAKQRAARRTTLPLDALKIIEHYAQKMKTQRAAWALREELCALRVATSEIEKRARRLVREERTTKRSEGVRLIRRRDDLWTLTITAESELVAEINHHVSTVADARRVFSQGAAASTITTNVVLTLNEMVKVIHGEDVTLQLTNGAQITGADLVRRALSDVGLITLIHPVTGPVNLYQARRLATWKQRQMAMAETPVCPWPDCHTPADECQVHHLTPWLLGGDTNPENLTMACKYHNGVNDDDPNAPPRRGRLERRPGEGIVWRPPWATPPEDG from the coding sequence ATGATTTCGACCTACCTGACAGCCGTGAATTCCCCGATGGTGCTCATCGAGGAGTGCGTTGGGCTGTCGGTAGAAAAGCTCGTCGATAAGGGCTTTAGCGATCGCGAGGCCGCCGAGTTTGCCCGCCTTGCCGACACCTACTTCGGCCGCACTTCCTTTCGCGCCAAGCAGCGCGCCGCCCGCCGCACCACACTGCCGCTTGACGCGCTAAAAATCATCGAGCACTATGCCCAGAAGATGAAAACCCAGCGCGCGGCCTGGGCGCTGCGCGAGGAACTATGCGCTCTGCGCGTTGCTACCAGCGAGATTGAAAAGCGCGCCCGCCGCCTGGTGCGCGAGGAGCGCACCACCAAGCGCTCTGAGGGCGTGCGCCTGATCCGCCGCCGCGATGACCTGTGGACGCTGACCATTACCGCCGAGTCCGAACTGGTGGCAGAGATTAATCACCATGTCTCCACCGTCGCCGATGCCCGCCGCGTCTTTTCCCAGGGTGCCGCCGCCTCCACAATCACCACCAACGTGGTCCTCACCCTCAATGAGATGGTCAAGGTCATCCACGGCGAGGACGTCACCTTGCAGCTGACCAATGGCGCGCAGATTACCGGTGCAGACCTTGTTCGCCGCGCGCTTTCCGACGTCGGCCTTATCACCCTCATCCATCCTGTCACCGGCCCCGTAAACCTCTATCAAGCACGGCGCTTAGCAACATGGAAGCAACGCCAGATGGCGATGGCGGAAACCCCTGTGTGCCCGTGGCCCGATTGCCATACGCCAGCGGATGAATGCCAAGTCCACCACCTCACCCCGTGGCTGCTCGGTGGGGACACGAATCCCGAGAACCTCACCATGGCCTGCAAGTATCACAACGGGGTCAATGATGATGACCCTAATGCGCCGCCACGCCGCGGTCGGCTCGAGCGCCGCCCCGGCGAAGGTATCGTCTGGCGCCCACCCTGGGCCACACCGCCCGAAGACGGCTGA
- a CDS encoding DUF3017 domain-containing protein, whose translation MNLDNPHDAELAPSPLPPAAQWAAIGIFVAGVVVSGGYAVFEYWRRATFLLGLALLWLTVVRLTCDSSRVGVLAVRSRRFDACFTGLLGAVMAFLAFSVDSLGS comes from the coding sequence GTGAATCTAGATAACCCGCACGACGCCGAGCTCGCGCCCTCCCCGCTGCCGCCCGCCGCGCAGTGGGCGGCTATCGGCATCTTCGTGGCCGGTGTGGTCGTCTCCGGCGGTTACGCGGTCTTCGAGTACTGGCGCCGAGCCACGTTCCTCCTTGGACTCGCTCTGCTGTGGCTCACTGTGGTACGCCTGACTTGTGATTCCAGCCGCGTTGGCGTGCTGGCAGTGCGTTCGCGTCGCTTCGATGCCTGCTTTACCGGCCTACTCGGCGCCGTGATGGCCTTTCTGGCCTTCTCCGTGGATTCGCTCGGCAGCTAG